A section of the Pedobacter sp. HDW13 genome encodes:
- a CDS encoding sugar-binding domain-containing protein — MRINFRLFALLLTLFNISYSYGQDANPSPRLILNLNTRWAFFRDEASGAEAVSYNDNNWTGVSVPHTMRLEPKHNGGNQNYTGIGWYRRYFKIDKANSGKRITLNFDGVQKNCEIYLNGEKLKVHYGGYLGFIVDISDKVKFNDNNLLAVRVSNVDDPFTPPGKMQDKMDFLYYGGIYRDVSLQISNKIHISDPLEAQQIAGVAYLSPSQR; from the coding sequence ATGAGAATAAACTTCAGATTATTTGCCCTCCTGTTAACATTGTTTAATATATCTTACAGTTACGGGCAAGATGCTAACCCTTCGCCAAGGCTTATCCTTAATTTAAATACCAGATGGGCATTTTTTAGAGACGAAGCCTCTGGTGCTGAAGCTGTAAGTTACAACGACAACAACTGGACTGGCGTAAGTGTTCCCCATACCATGCGGCTTGAACCAAAACACAATGGGGGAAATCAGAATTATACCGGTATTGGTTGGTACCGTCGTTATTTTAAAATCGACAAGGCCAATTCGGGAAAACGCATTACATTGAATTTCGATGGTGTACAGAAAAATTGCGAAATATATTTAAATGGAGAAAAGCTTAAAGTGCATTACGGCGGTTACCTGGGTTTTATTGTAGATATCAGCGATAAGGTAAAATTTAACGACAATAACCTACTTGCGGTTAGGGTATCGAATGTGGATGATCCATTTACGCCGCCAGGAAAAATGCAGGATAAAATGGATTTTCTTTACTATGGTGGGATTTACAGGGATGTAAGCCTACAGATAAGCAATAAAATACATATATCAGATCCCCTGGAAGCACAGCAAATAGCCGGGGTGGCTTATTTATCACCTTCCCAGAGGTAA
- a CDS encoding glycoside hydrolase N-terminal domain-containing protein, with product MLLLVATLCAQTLFSQTKVPGKKWTAWSAKPALAWQDAFVTGNGKHGTMLTGNPGEERIICVHEELFIRAWDRHKVAVANISGLLPRVRTLADLGKFDLAASLSTDEARRQLTAMGAPQAWSISPHPAFDLNVKTESTGPIAAYRRELNMETGEAKSHWEDKNGAVEQSVFSSRANDVNVIRIIGLKGKKLNISLGLNETPGRKGEVAGLDLNNVFSSVSSSAEPGWLKYHASYSQDTGGYDGLARVTITGGEMSVVDNHLQIKNASQILIVMRITPLEYGSTSQEIPVRNELSALSPNYQELLMPHAKLHGEMFRRVVLDLGAGAQWLSTSTEKMLADAHTKGITPLFLEQMHAMGRYLLISSSGKYPPPLQGIWGGSWNPAWIGGFVMDSNVNLAISAISTGDLEECAESYFGYVERLLPAWRLNARNYLGCRGFLVPHYSDPEKGYLNHFGDGFPWMYWPGGAGWNLMPFYEHGMLYGNRNFLQKRVLPLYLEMAAFYEDYLTKEKDGFYHISPGISPENATPGSNTTLCKDATFDAAIAREVFDHLLKMGSMFNLDKTDMDKWKHYRDNIVPYRINADGALAEWIPAQYADEYAHRHNSHMYPIFPGTEFLQADADKYLLQGAKVALAKRFKSDTESAHGLIHLALMAARLHDEEKVAANLNRFAQRNYVYTGLSTSHNPNHAIYNLDSSLSLQRLLADMLVFSQPGRIELLPAYSSNLPDGKLSGVRIHGGHKLDLQWIAGKLQSAIIYAGANETCTFLYKGKEKKIQLMAGKIYIFNSMFQLTSK from the coding sequence ATGTTACTGTTGGTAGCAACATTATGTGCTCAAACATTGTTTTCACAAACTAAAGTCCCCGGTAAAAAATGGACTGCCTGGTCTGCAAAACCTGCGCTGGCCTGGCAGGATGCTTTTGTAACCGGTAACGGCAAACATGGCACCATGCTTACCGGGAATCCTGGGGAAGAAAGGATAATTTGTGTACATGAAGAACTTTTCATCAGGGCCTGGGACCGCCACAAGGTTGCAGTTGCCAACATATCAGGCTTATTGCCGCGGGTAAGAACACTTGCTGACTTGGGTAAGTTTGACCTCGCTGCAAGCTTAAGTACTGACGAGGCAAGACGACAGTTAACAGCTATGGGTGCGCCACAAGCCTGGTCGATATCTCCGCATCCTGCCTTCGACCTTAATGTAAAGACTGAAAGCACAGGGCCTATTGCAGCTTACCGACGTGAACTAAACATGGAAACCGGTGAAGCAAAAAGCCACTGGGAAGACAAAAATGGCGCCGTTGAACAAAGTGTTTTCTCTTCACGGGCAAACGATGTAAACGTGATCCGTATTATCGGTTTGAAGGGAAAAAAGCTCAATATCTCTCTTGGGCTTAATGAAACTCCAGGACGTAAAGGTGAAGTAGCTGGACTGGATCTGAATAACGTATTTAGCAGCGTTAGCAGCAGCGCCGAACCAGGATGGTTAAAATACCATGCCAGTTATAGTCAGGACACGGGCGGTTATGATGGACTTGCCCGCGTAACTATCACCGGCGGTGAAATGAGTGTTGTGGATAATCACCTGCAAATCAAAAATGCCAGCCAGATTTTAATTGTGATGCGTATTACTCCTCTGGAGTATGGCTCAACTTCTCAGGAAATTCCGGTGCGCAATGAGCTTTCTGCATTGTCTCCGAATTACCAGGAGCTATTAATGCCGCACGCCAAACTGCATGGCGAAATGTTTAGACGGGTAGTACTTGATTTAGGTGCGGGTGCACAATGGTTAAGTACCTCCACAGAAAAAATGCTGGCTGATGCACACACGAAAGGCATTACCCCACTCTTTCTGGAACAAATGCATGCGATGGGCAGGTACCTACTGATTTCTTCATCAGGAAAATATCCCCCGCCCTTACAAGGAATATGGGGAGGTAGCTGGAATCCGGCATGGATTGGGGGCTTCGTTATGGATTCCAATGTTAATTTAGCCATATCGGCAATTTCTACAGGTGATCTGGAAGAGTGCGCAGAATCTTATTTTGGCTATGTAGAACGCCTGCTACCTGCCTGGAGGCTTAATGCCCGTAACTACCTGGGCTGCCGTGGATTTTTAGTTCCACATTACAGTGACCCTGAAAAAGGTTATCTGAATCATTTTGGCGACGGTTTTCCATGGATGTACTGGCCAGGTGGTGCCGGCTGGAATCTGATGCCGTTTTACGAACATGGCATGCTATATGGGAACCGTAACTTTTTACAGAAACGTGTACTGCCACTTTATTTGGAAATGGCTGCGTTTTATGAAGATTATCTAACAAAAGAAAAAGATGGATTTTATCATATTTCGCCAGGCATTTCCCCTGAAAATGCTACCCCTGGCAGCAATACTACTCTTTGTAAGGATGCTACTTTTGATGCAGCAATTGCCCGGGAGGTTTTTGATCACCTGTTAAAAATGGGCAGTATGTTCAACCTTGACAAGACTGATATGGACAAATGGAAACATTACCGAGACAACATTGTGCCTTACAGGATCAATGCAGATGGCGCATTAGCGGAGTGGATTCCGGCTCAATATGCAGATGAATATGCCCACCGTCATAATTCGCATATGTATCCTATTTTTCCCGGCACAGAATTTCTGCAGGCCGATGCCGATAAGTACTTATTGCAAGGAGCAAAAGTAGCACTGGCTAAACGCTTTAAATCAGATACAGAATCCGCTCACGGGCTTATTCATCTGGCGCTCATGGCTGCAAGGCTCCACGATGAAGAAAAGGTAGCGGCCAATCTCAACCGCTTTGCTCAACGCAACTATGTATACACAGGACTTTCAACCTCTCATAACCCCAACCATGCCATATACAACCTGGATTCTTCGCTGAGCCTGCAACGGCTTTTAGCAGACATGCTGGTATTTTCCCAACCTGGGCGCATTGAACTACTGCCAGCTTATTCAAGTAACCTTCCTGATGGAAAATTATCGGGAGTGAGAATACATGGCGGACACAAGCTAGATTTACAATGGATTGCTGGAAAGCTACAATCGGCCATCATCTACGCAGGAGCAAATGAGACCTGTACATTTTTATATAAAGGAAAAGAAAAAAAAATACAACTAATGGCGGGCAAGATATATATTTTCAATAGCATGTTTCAATTAACAAGTAAATAG
- a CDS encoding glycoside hydrolase 43 family protein — protein sequence MKKISFILPLLIFCTYLQLLAQSATNQVWTADNGNGTFKNPILWGDWPDPDITRVGDEFYFVSTSMHYVPGCPVLKSKDLVNWEMASYVIDRYNEDPRYDLKGGEMYLRGSWAATIKHHNGLFYVGFCTPKWEKEKGNFSINIAKDIRGPWKRTIFPEYLYDPGLFFDDDGKVYVIHGQGKLYVTELASDVRSVKGENKLIWDKSIPTPKGSSAPGKAYNMEGSHMYKINGYYYLTCPAGGTEGWQVCLRSKNIYGPYETKTIVQDESSYPNNGLHQGGMVQLKDGSWWFIIMQDRGAIGRVPNLVPVAWKDGWPMLGKNGNAKGVVVYQKPNVAKTFPVKVPATSDEFSATKLSLQWQWNHNPDDARWSLKERKGNMRLRAGYAKDLTMARNTLTQRVQGPASEGTVEIDLKGLKTGNIAGFGIFQSPYAYIAVRKTASSKDLIMVNNGKVIDSIVHFTPNKIWIKANATHTGFKATFSYSNDGKKFMPLGNTLQMDLGLAWTANRFALFNFSEGKEGIGGYADFNWFHFKGANPAYPHNDNKN from the coding sequence ATGAAGAAAATATCTTTTATTTTACCGCTCCTTATTTTCTGCACTTACCTGCAGTTATTGGCTCAATCCGCTACCAATCAGGTATGGACTGCTGATAATGGTAATGGCACCTTTAAAAACCCTATCCTGTGGGGTGACTGGCCTGATCCGGATATCACCAGAGTAGGCGATGAATTTTATTTCGTATCTACCAGCATGCATTATGTGCCGGGATGTCCGGTATTGAAATCAAAAGACCTGGTAAACTGGGAAATGGCCAGCTATGTTATAGACCGGTATAACGAGGATCCCCGCTATGATTTAAAAGGTGGCGAAATGTACCTGAGAGGTTCGTGGGCAGCCACGATCAAACATCACAATGGTTTGTTTTATGTCGGTTTCTGTACTCCGAAATGGGAAAAGGAAAAAGGAAACTTTTCGATCAACATTGCCAAAGATATTAGAGGTCCATGGAAGCGTACCATTTTCCCCGAATATTTGTATGATCCGGGTTTATTTTTTGACGATGATGGGAAAGTATATGTTATACATGGCCAGGGTAAGTTATATGTAACCGAACTTGCTTCTGACGTGCGCTCGGTAAAAGGAGAAAACAAACTCATTTGGGATAAAAGTATCCCTACCCCAAAAGGCTCTTCGGCCCCAGGTAAGGCTTATAATATGGAGGGCTCACATATGTACAAAATCAATGGCTATTACTACCTCACCTGCCCTGCTGGTGGCACAGAAGGATGGCAGGTATGTTTGCGCAGTAAAAATATTTATGGCCCCTATGAAACAAAAACAATTGTACAGGATGAATCTTCTTATCCCAACAACGGATTGCACCAGGGCGGAATGGTTCAGCTTAAAGACGGCAGTTGGTGGTTTATCATTATGCAGGATCGGGGTGCAATTGGCAGGGTACCCAATCTTGTACCTGTAGCATGGAAAGACGGCTGGCCAATGCTAGGCAAAAACGGAAACGCAAAAGGTGTAGTGGTTTACCAGAAACCGAATGTAGCTAAAACCTTTCCTGTAAAAGTACCCGCAACTTCAGACGAATTTTCTGCCACAAAACTTAGCCTGCAATGGCAATGGAACCACAACCCTGATGATGCCAGATGGTCGCTAAAAGAAAGAAAAGGTAACATGCGCCTGCGTGCAGGCTATGCAAAAGACCTGACTATGGCCCGCAACACACTCACTCAGCGCGTACAGGGACCTGCCTCTGAAGGCACAGTAGAGATCGATTTGAAAGGACTCAAAACCGGCAACATAGCAGGATTTGGGATTTTCCAATCACCCTATGCCTATATAGCGGTACGCAAAACCGCTAGCAGCAAGGATCTTATTATGGTAAACAATGGTAAAGTAATTGATAGTATTGTGCACTTTACTCCAAACAAAATATGGATAAAGGCCAATGCCACACATACTGGTTTTAAGGCCACTTTTTCTTATAGTAACGATGGAAAGAAATTTATGCCTCTGGGCAATACTTTACAAATGGACTTAGGCCTGGCCTGGACTGCCAATCGTTTTGCGCTATTCAATTTCAGCGAAGGCAAGGAAGGTATTGGAGGTTATGCCGATTTTAACTGGTTCCATTTTAAGGGAGCGAATCCCGCATATCCACACAATGACAATAAAAACTAG
- a CDS encoding RagB/SusD family nutrient uptake outer membrane protein, with translation MKKKLIYILLATAVLSSCKKDILDTKPLDKYSNLTLWSSKADANAALTGCYSGWEIGDNVIYDDCMSDNGIDQFPWEGYETFASGLATPSDPGVNKYSYTTIQRCNWFLDNVDKVPASSLDNTLKTRMKSEARFLRAYKYAVLSQVYGDVPLTLHNLTADEANAITRSPKTQIVDFVLQELSSIAPSLPVSYSGSDIGRITRGAALALKARVELFNAKYTDCIATSQQLMTGPFNYSLFPDYEGIFRPQNSNNQEVILDVQYLQNDNAEWVLGAALPNSYGGWSSMAPTQSLVDAYETKNGQTIQQDGSYNVLQPYTNRDPRLDATVIHPGLSYMGAYFDPLSANSSDLVGNNNASPTGYNFKKYLANIDDYNNTAYGTDVWNTGGSIIVIRYAEVLLGYAEAKIEAGQIDASVYNAINQVRQRPTVNMPAVTATLYPDQASLRTLIRRERRAELAGEGLRWYDIQRWKIGTQALSGDVKGSLKGAVNAANGALTLTPNSNFVAGNRTFDSKNYLWPIPQKEIDINHALKQNPGY, from the coding sequence ATGAAAAAGAAATTAATTTATATACTTCTTGCCACAGCCGTACTCAGCAGCTGCAAAAAAGATATACTCGACACCAAACCACTAGATAAATACAGTAACCTAACCTTATGGTCATCAAAAGCGGATGCCAATGCCGCACTAACCGGATGTTACAGTGGTTGGGAAATAGGAGATAACGTGATATACGATGATTGCATGTCAGACAATGGCATTGACCAGTTTCCATGGGAAGGTTATGAAACCTTTGCTTCAGGACTGGCAACCCCTTCGGATCCGGGAGTGAACAAATATTCTTATACCACAATACAAAGATGTAACTGGTTTTTAGATAACGTGGATAAAGTGCCTGCTTCCTCGCTTGATAATACACTTAAAACAAGAATGAAAAGTGAAGCCAGGTTTTTACGGGCCTATAAATACGCTGTTTTAAGCCAGGTATACGGAGATGTGCCTCTTACTCTGCATAACCTTACCGCAGATGAGGCCAATGCCATCACCCGTAGCCCGAAAACGCAGATTGTGGATTTTGTACTTCAGGAACTAAGCAGCATTGCGCCATCATTGCCTGTTAGCTATTCAGGAAGCGATATAGGCCGTATTACCCGCGGAGCGGCACTTGCTTTAAAAGCGAGGGTAGAATTATTTAACGCCAAATACACAGACTGTATCGCTACAAGCCAGCAGCTCATGACGGGGCCATTTAACTATAGCTTGTTTCCTGATTATGAGGGAATATTTCGTCCACAAAACTCCAATAACCAGGAGGTGATTTTAGATGTACAGTATTTGCAGAACGATAATGCGGAATGGGTTCTGGGTGCTGCGCTTCCAAATTCTTATGGAGGATGGAGTTCAATGGCGCCAACACAATCATTGGTAGACGCTTATGAAACCAAAAACGGACAAACCATTCAGCAAGATGGCAGCTATAATGTCCTCCAACCCTACACCAATAGGGATCCGCGTTTAGATGCAACAGTTATCCACCCTGGCCTCTCTTACATGGGCGCTTACTTTGATCCGCTAAGTGCCAATTCAAGTGATTTAGTTGGAAATAACAATGCCTCACCAACCGGGTATAATTTTAAGAAATACCTGGCCAATATAGACGATTATAATAATACCGCCTATGGCACCGATGTTTGGAATACCGGAGGAAGTATTATTGTGATCAGATATGCAGAGGTTTTGCTTGGCTATGCCGAGGCAAAAATAGAAGCGGGCCAAATAGACGCTTCGGTGTACAACGCAATTAACCAGGTTAGGCAACGCCCTACGGTAAATATGCCAGCGGTAACTGCTACCTTATATCCGGATCAGGCTTCGCTGCGCACACTTATTCGCCGCGAGAGAAGAGCAGAGCTGGCCGGCGAAGGTCTTCGCTGGTACGACATACAGCGCTGGAAAATTGGCACACAGGCATTAAGCGGGGATGTAAAAGGCAGCTTAAAAGGAGCAGTTAATGCCGCTAACGGCGCTTTAACCCTTACTCCTAACTCTAATTTTGTTGCCGGAAACCGGACATTCGACAGTAAAAATTACTTATGGCCTATACCGCAAAAAGAAATTGACATTAACCATGCTTTGAAACAGAACCCAGGATACTAG
- a CDS encoding TonB-dependent receptor produces the protein MNQKLQTRLTRRIAKLGIVAMLSAVSLGTWALNRIQDIRTVKVSISFNGETLEKAFGRLSEVSKMPFNYNHNELRKISTKQLVFKNEPLPQVLNSILYGTQFQYKEGESGVIIFKTNEKQDQRVNSITNAIDPITIKGIVSDNAGPVPGVSVMVKGTGKGTITAADGSFSIKAEKGEVLVFSTLGYKTKEITVDDQTTVNISLEASVNSLEDVVVVGYGQQKKINLTGAVGTISSKDLDNRPVTNVTNAIQGKVAGVSITTSTGQPGRDAGTIRIRGIGTGLGSGGASAAPIVIIDGVPGAMGDVNPNDIESISVLKDAASSAIYGARASNGVILITTKKGKEGSIQLKYDMYAGPQQIMKQPDFLPSWQQAQLYNEARANEGASLRWTDNDIQLFKDGTDQSGAHPNTDWVSLIFSETGWQQNHNVNISGGDQKSKYMVSLGYFDQNGNVKETRYQKYNALFNVNSQLTPKLGLTAKLGFLYAPFSEPVSTYATSFGQIIRAANRISNTVPAKWENGALGYVSDGSPLAWLDSPSFNKWQNYTVNGNVAGDWSPLKGLHFKPSFGYRLAMGQQQQYVSDIQYYKGGATGTPLTPTKFEGPNNLTNATDRTTYTLLQGVADYEKNIGKHNFKVLVGASQEYSIYNYFSAQRQNFLNNELTQINAAPALGQSTTGYANDWGLKSVFGRLNYNFNEKYLLEANFRFDGSSRFAQGHRWGKFPAVSAGWIISKEDFFASALNAVNSLKLRASWGKLGNQQIANNYAYFESITGGQTYSFNQTLVTGLTPGDGANPLLQWEKTQSVGAGIDATFMNNKLDVSLDYFERKTSNPLLRTQAGAVLGTSGTTSFVPPYVNVDGEMVNKGIEVSAGYKDKVGEFNYNINGNFSFIDNKVTKLTGGKVINDNTFYDVGTPFQSLYGYEALGIYKTQADVTGTAVLNNKVAAGDIQYKDQNNDGKIDAQDKVYLGNYYPKISYGLSFSSSWKNFELSLFFQGAAAVKAMGGNLIGRVGPDVEKPTSVFLDRWTPTNTDASFPRLWYSYKQNDPTSTPSSFWVKDASYLRLKNLTFAYSLPKNIVNKLGLNNVKVYYSGQNLLTFTSFYKWIDPELGSAGSINNYPQVLVNTLGLNVTF, from the coding sequence ATGAATCAAAAATTACAAACAAGACTAACCCGGAGGATAGCCAAACTAGGAATAGTGGCTATGTTATCGGCGGTTTCGCTCGGCACCTGGGCCCTTAACAGGATCCAGGATATCCGCACGGTTAAGGTATCCATTAGCTTTAATGGCGAAACATTAGAAAAAGCGTTCGGACGGCTTAGCGAGGTTTCAAAAATGCCTTTTAATTATAACCACAATGAACTCCGCAAAATTTCGACAAAACAACTGGTTTTTAAAAATGAACCGCTCCCACAGGTTTTAAACTCTATTTTATACGGAACGCAGTTTCAGTATAAAGAGGGAGAATCGGGCGTAATTATTTTTAAAACGAATGAAAAACAAGATCAACGCGTTAACAGCATCACTAACGCTATCGATCCAATTACCATAAAAGGTATCGTTTCGGATAATGCGGGTCCGGTTCCCGGCGTATCGGTAATGGTAAAAGGTACCGGCAAAGGAACCATTACAGCCGCTGACGGTTCTTTTAGCATCAAAGCTGAAAAAGGGGAAGTATTGGTATTCTCTACCCTTGGCTATAAGACCAAAGAAATAACAGTAGATGATCAAACAACCGTAAATATATCGCTGGAGGCTTCGGTAAATTCACTGGAAGATGTAGTTGTTGTAGGTTACGGCCAGCAAAAGAAGATTAATTTAACGGGCGCTGTAGGTACGATTTCATCGAAAGACCTTGATAACAGGCCGGTTACTAACGTTACCAACGCCATTCAAGGGAAGGTTGCCGGGGTAAGTATTACCACCAGTACCGGGCAGCCCGGCAGAGATGCAGGAACGATCAGGATCAGGGGTATTGGAACAGGATTGGGTTCGGGAGGTGCGAGTGCAGCCCCGATTGTTATCATTGACGGTGTACCGGGAGCGATGGGAGATGTAAACCCTAACGATATCGAAAGTATTTCGGTACTTAAAGACGCAGCATCGTCTGCCATTTATGGAGCAAGGGCATCTAATGGTGTAATTTTAATTACCACCAAAAAAGGTAAGGAAGGCAGCATACAGCTAAAATATGACATGTATGCCGGCCCTCAGCAAATTATGAAGCAACCAGATTTTTTACCTTCCTGGCAACAGGCGCAATTGTATAATGAAGCAAGGGCTAACGAAGGAGCTTCTCTACGATGGACTGATAACGATATCCAGCTCTTTAAAGATGGCACAGATCAATCGGGAGCGCACCCGAACACGGATTGGGTGTCTTTAATATTTTCAGAAACGGGATGGCAGCAAAACCATAATGTGAATATTAGCGGCGGTGATCAGAAATCAAAATATATGGTTTCTTTAGGCTATTTTGATCAAAATGGAAATGTAAAGGAAACCAGGTACCAAAAATACAACGCCCTGTTTAATGTTAACTCGCAATTAACACCCAAATTAGGTTTGACTGCAAAATTAGGCTTTCTATACGCGCCATTTTCAGAGCCGGTAAGTACCTATGCAACCAGCTTTGGGCAAATTATCCGTGCAGCCAACCGTATTTCGAATACCGTACCTGCAAAATGGGAAAATGGGGCTTTAGGTTATGTTTCTGACGGTAGCCCACTGGCCTGGTTAGATTCTCCATCATTCAATAAATGGCAAAACTATACTGTAAATGGTAACGTAGCCGGAGATTGGTCTCCGTTAAAGGGGTTACATTTTAAACCATCTTTCGGCTACAGATTAGCCATGGGGCAACAGCAACAGTATGTATCTGATATTCAGTATTACAAAGGAGGTGCTACCGGAACTCCGCTAACACCAACTAAATTTGAAGGGCCAAATAATTTAACTAATGCTACCGATAGAACCACCTATACCCTTTTACAAGGCGTAGCAGATTATGAAAAAAACATTGGTAAACATAATTTCAAGGTTTTAGTTGGAGCCTCTCAGGAGTACTCTATTTACAACTATTTCAGTGCACAACGCCAAAATTTCTTAAATAATGAATTAACACAAATTAATGCTGCACCTGCCCTGGGCCAATCTACCACTGGTTATGCCAACGATTGGGGATTGAAATCAGTTTTTGGCAGGTTAAACTATAATTTTAACGAGAAGTACCTATTAGAAGCCAATTTCCGTTTTGATGGATCTTCCCGTTTTGCACAAGGACACAGATGGGGTAAATTCCCGGCCGTTTCTGCAGGATGGATCATATCCAAAGAAGACTTCTTTGCTAGTGCACTTAATGCAGTTAATTCATTAAAACTGCGCGCTTCGTGGGGTAAATTAGGCAACCAGCAAATTGCCAATAACTATGCTTATTTTGAATCTATTACAGGTGGTCAAACCTATTCATTTAACCAAACACTGGTAACAGGTCTAACTCCGGGCGACGGCGCAAACCCATTATTGCAATGGGAAAAAACGCAATCAGTAGGTGCTGGCATCGATGCCACGTTTATGAACAATAAGTTAGATGTTTCGTTAGATTATTTTGAAAGAAAAACTTCAAACCCATTGCTCCGTACCCAGGCAGGGGCTGTTTTAGGTACCAGTGGCACAACTTCTTTTGTTCCGCCATATGTAAATGTTGATGGTGAGATGGTGAATAAAGGTATTGAAGTAAGCGCCGGCTATAAAGACAAAGTTGGAGAGTTTAATTATAACATTAATGGTAATTTCTCTTTCATTGACAATAAAGTTACCAAGTTAACCGGAGGTAAAGTAATTAATGATAATACCTTTTATGATGTAGGTACTCCGTTCCAATCGTTATATGGTTACGAGGCATTGGGAATTTACAAAACCCAGGCAGATGTTACCGGAACAGCTGTATTGAATAACAAAGTAGCTGCCGGCGATATCCAATATAAAGATCAAAATAACGATGGTAAAATAGATGCTCAGGACAAAGTTTACCTGGGTAATTATTATCCAAAAATCAGTTATGGCCTTTCTTTCTCCTCTAGCTGGAAAAACTTCGAACTATCCTTATTCTTCCAGGGTGCTGCAGCTGTAAAAGCCATGGGTGGTAACCTGATTGGGCGGGTTGGTCCGGATGTGGAGAAACCTACGAGCGTATTTTTAGACAGATGGACACCAACGAATACCGATGCCAGTTTCCCAAGGTTATGGTACAGTTATAAACAAAATGATCCAACCAGCACACCTTCTTCTTTCTGGGTTAAAGATGCTTCCTATTTACGCCTAAAAAACCTGACGTTCGCCTACAGCCTTCCAAAAAATATTGTAAATAAATTGGGATTGAACAATGTTAAGGTTTATTACAGCGGCCAAAACCTGTTGACTTTTACCAGTTTCTACAAATGGATTGACCCTGAACTTGGATCAGCCGGAAGCATTAACAATTACCCTCAAGTATTGGTAAATACACTTGGGCTTAATGTAACATTTTAA
- a CDS encoding FecR family protein — MKEEFYKLFNIPEHPLTITDEQEREEIKNEIYQRLRQSIDRQQSPKRKPIARIWRLRYQAAAILIGVCTLFIGYSYYRSTQNTPKYITVKAGKGEVLEISLPDQSKVTLNSATSIRYPAKFTSTRDIYLEEGEAYFDVTHDKSKPFIVHSGGISTRVLGTAFNIKAYKSLPNITVTVTRGRVQVAEKNTLNILKPDEQLTFNKDAHKAFTKKVKSANNMAWTHGDFNLDGVYFNEIMLAIANRFGVKVIYDPKVFINCENSIRFTKKQSLTDVLQVLKTIQPVHYTLKKDAVLITGKPCD, encoded by the coding sequence TTGAAAGAAGAATTCTACAAACTATTTAATATACCTGAACATCCCCTTACCATCACCGATGAGCAGGAACGTGAGGAGATAAAAAACGAAATCTATCAGCGGTTACGCCAAAGCATCGACAGGCAACAATCTCCCAAAAGAAAACCGATCGCCAGGATATGGAGACTTCGATATCAGGCTGCCGCTATACTAATTGGGGTGTGTACTTTATTTATCGGCTATAGCTATTACAGAAGCACACAAAACACACCTAAATACATCACCGTAAAAGCCGGGAAAGGAGAAGTTTTAGAGATTTCCCTTCCTGACCAGAGCAAAGTGACCCTTAATTCGGCTACCAGCATCAGATACCCTGCCAAGTTTACCAGCACCCGTGATATTTATCTGGAAGAAGGCGAAGCCTACTTTGATGTAACGCACGATAAATCCAAACCATTTATTGTTCATAGCGGGGGCATCAGTACGAGGGTACTGGGCACGGCCTTTAACATCAAAGCCTATAAATCGCTACCCAACATTACCGTAACGGTAACCAGAGGACGGGTACAGGTAGCAGAGAAAAATACGCTAAATATCCTTAAACCCGACGAGCAGTTAACATTTAACAAAGATGCTCATAAGGCCTTCACCAAAAAAGTAAAATCGGCCAATAATATGGCCTGGACACATGGAGATTTTAATCTGGATGGAGTTTATTTCAATGAGATTATGCTGGCGATAGCCAACCGGTTCGGTGTAAAGGTAATTTACGACCCCAAAGTATTTATCAACTGTGAAAACAGCATCCGTTTTACTAAAAAGCAAAGCCTTACAGATGTTTTACAGGTTTTAAAAACCATTCAACCTGTGCATTACACACTTAAAAAGGATGCTGTATTGATCACCGGAAAACCTTGCGACTAA